In Pirellulales bacterium, the DNA window CGTCAGGGAAGCGATAGTAGACCATGCCGAACTAGGGCTCCGATCACACCTGGGTGGAATCCCGCTGCTGCCGCGCGGCATCGAATGGCCCATGTGGGACAAGCGAGATTTCTTACAAGGTCAGATTTTGCGTCTCGAAGAAAAGTTCGAGCAGGACGCTCGCGCAAGCGGTTTGCGCGACATTGCTGCAAGAATGCGCGACGATCTGCCAATAGGACCGACCCCGTTGGTTTTCCTGGCGCAAATATTTCTCGATGAACTACACCCCAGCGCACCCGTGCGCGGATGGCCGGCCGACGGATCGCTCGCATTTTTCTGTGATCCTAGCGCATGGGGATTCGATCCGCTTACTCGGGGGCATTGCCGAGTATTATTTGTCGCGGCTGATGAAAGGCTGCTACCGCAAGAGGCCCCGACCGGTTTTGCTGGCCGCGGAAGCGTCCCTGGCCGCCGCGCAACGTTCCAGCGCGAGTGGACGCTGCCCTCGTCGGCGCGTCGGCTGGACGTGTCGATTTGGACGAACACTAACTACCGCCGCCTGTGCGGCCGACTTGTGCGATGTTCGGGCGCCGATGAACCGGTCCACCGGTTTGGTGGCTATCCACAGGAAATACAAGGCAGCATGGAACTTGAGTGCCAACTCGTCTCCAACGGGATCTACTGCGGCAATCCAGATGGCTACAAGGATCCCCGTGCGGATGCCCTTGCCAACGGTGCTGACGACTGGCGGTTGCTTTTGCAAGTCGATACCGACGATCGCCTCGGATGGGAATGGGGTGATGCGGGCCGCGTGTACTTTTGGGCACGCCAAAACGAGATTGAAGCCGGCAACTTCGAACGCGCTTGGTCGATCACACAGTGCTACTGAGTTCCGCGTTTACCCCTCGAACCGGATCTCCAGAATCTCGGGGGGCAAAGCAAGACACCCATCCCAGCCCGTCCCAGGTTACCGACCTTGGCCAACACGAGCACCTCTTTCAAGACCAACTCGGGCCGAGGTGATACACGCGATGAGCCAAGAATACTGCGCAGAAATGAAAGTTACAGGCGATCAATCTGGCTCCAGCTCGAACGGCTCGATTTCCACTTCCTTGCCCGACGCGCTTGAGGCATAGAGCGCGTCGAGCATGGCGATGATGTTGGCCGATTGTTCGGGCGGGATGGGCACCGGCGCGTCGGCCAGGATGGCCCGTGCAAACTCGCGGACAACCTGATGGTGCGCCTTCTCGCCCTTGGCCTCGCGAAGCTGCAGGTCCCAGGGAATAAGCTGGTCTTCGCCCACAATCT includes these proteins:
- a CDS encoding YwqG family protein; protein product: MDDDAWWGIERVTEEIRASALSEYADVLVQELRPSARLVVREAIVDHAELGLRSHLGGIPLLPRGIEWPMWDKRDFLQGQILRLEEKFEQDARASGLRDIAARMRDDLPIGPTPLVFLAQIFLDELHPSAPVRGWPADGSLAFFCDPSAWGFDPLTRGHCRVLFVAADERLLPQEAPTGFAGRGSVPGRRATFQREWTLPSSARRLDVSIWTNTNYRRLCGRLVRCSGADEPVHRFGGYPQEIQGSMELECQLVSNGIYCGNPDGYKDPRADALANGADDWRLLLQVDTDDRLGWEWGDAGRVYFWARQNEIEAGNFERAWSITQCY